From Pan troglodytes isolate AG18354 chromosome 9, NHGRI_mPanTro3-v2.0_pri, whole genome shotgun sequence, the proteins below share one genomic window:
- the DGKZ gene encoding diacylglycerol kinase zeta isoform X12 encodes MEPRDGSPEARSSDSESASASSSGSERDAGPEPDKAPRRLNKRRFPGLRLFGHRKAITKSGLQHLAPPPPTPGAPCSESERQIRSTVDWSESATYGEHIWFETNVSGDFCYVGEQYCVARMLINFRCKPSFRESGSRNVREPTFVRHHWVHRRRQDGKCRHCGKGFQQKFTFHSKEIVAISCSWCKQAYHSKVSCFMLQQIEEPCSLGVHAAVVIPPTWILRARRPQNTLKASKKKKRASFKRKSSKKGPEEGRWRPFIIRPTPSPLMKPLLVFVNPKSGGNQGAKIIQSFLWYLNPRQVFDLSQGGPKEALEMYRKVHNLRILACGGDGTVGWILSTLDQLRLKPPPPVAILPLGTGNDLARTLNWGGGYTDEPVSKILSHVEEGNVVQLDRWDLHAEPNPEAGPEDRDEGATDRLPLDVFNNYFSLGFDAHVTLEFHESREANPEKFNSRFRNKMFYAGTAFSDFLMGSSKDLAKHIRVVCDGMDLTPKIQDLKPQCVVFLNIPRYCAGTMPWGHPGEHHDFEPQRHDDGYLEVIGFTMTSLAALQVGGHGERLTQCREVVLTTSKAIPVQVDGEPCKLAASRIRIALRNQATMVQKAKRRSATPLHSDQQPVPEQLRIQVSRVSMHDYEALHYDKEQLKEASVPLGTVVVPGDSDLELCRAHIERLQQEPDGAGAKSPTCQKLSPKWCFLDATTASRFYRIDRAQEHLNYVTEIAQDEIYILDPELLGASARPDLPTPTSPLPTSPCSPTPRSLQGDAAPPQGEELIEAAKRNDFCKLQELHRAGGDLMHRDEQSRTLLHHAVSTGSKDVVRYLLDHAPPEILDAVEENGETCLHQAAALGQRTICHYIVEAGASLMKTDQQGDTPRQRAEKAQDTELAAYLENRQHYQMIQREDQETAV; translated from the exons GAAAGCCATCACCAAGTCGGGCCTCCAGCACCTGGCCCCCCCTCCGCCCACCCCTGGGGCCCCGTGCAGCGAGTCAGAGCGGCAGATCCGGAGTACAGTGGACTGGAGC GAGTCAGCGACATATGGGGAGCACATCTGGTTCGAGACCAACGTGTCCGGGGACTTCTGCTACGTTGGGGAGCAGTACTGTGTAGCCAGGATGCTG ATAAATTTTCGCTGTAAGCCGTCCTTCCGTGAATCAGGCTCCAGGAATGTCCGCGAG CCAACCTTTGTACGGCACCACTGGGTACACAGACGACGCCAGGACGGCAAGTGTCGGCACTGTGGGAAG GGATTCCAGCAGAAGTTCACCTTCCACAGCAAGGAGATTGTGGCCATCAGCTGCTCGTGGTGCAAGCAGGCA TACCACAGCAAGGTGTCCTGCTTCATGCTGCAGCAGATCGAGGAGCCGTGCTCGCTGGGGGTCCACGCAGCCGTGGTCATCCCGCCCACCTGGATCCTCCGCGCCCGGAGGCCCCAG AATACTCTGAAAGCaagcaagaagaagaagagggcaTCCTTCAAGAGGAAGTCCAGCAAGAAAGGGCCTGAG GAGGGCCGCTGGAGACCCTTCATCATCAggcccaccccctcccccctcATGAAGCCCCTGCTGGTGTTTGTGAACCCCAAGAGTGGGGGCAACCAG GGTGCAAAGATCATCCAGTCTTTCCTCTGGTATCTCAATCCCCGACAAGTCTTCGACCTGAGCCAGGGAGGGCCCAAGGAGGC GCTGGAGATGTACCGCAAAGTGCACAACCTGCGGATCCTGGCGTGCGGGGGCGACGGCACG gtGGGCTGGATCCTCTCCACCCTGGACCAGCTACGCCTGAAGCCGCCACCCCCTGTTGCCATCCTGCCCCTGGGTACTGGCAACGACTTGGCCCGAACCCTCAACTGGGGTGGG GGCTACACAGATGAGCCTGTGTCCAAGATCCTCTCCCACGTGGAGGAGGGGAACGTGGTACAGCTGGACCGCTGGGACCTCCACGCTGAGCCCAACCCCGAGGCAGGGCCTGAGGACCGAGATGAAGGCGCCACCGACCGG TTGCCCCTGGATGTCTTCAACAactacttcagcctgggcttTGACGCCCACGTCACCCTGGAGTTCCACGAGTCTCGAG AGGCCAACCCAGAGAAATTCAACAGCCGCTTTCGGAATAAGATGTTCTACGCCGGG ACAGCTTTCTCTGACTTCCTGATGGGCAGCTCCAAGGACCTGGCCAAGCACATCCGAGTGGTG TGTGATGGAATGGACTTGACTCCCAAGATCCAGGACCTGAAACCCCAGTGTGTTGTTTTCCTGAACATCCCCAG GTACTGTGCGGGCACCATGCCCTGGGGCCACCCTGGGGAGCACCACGACTTTGAGCCCCAGCGGCATGACGACGGCTACCTCGAGGTCATTGGCTTCACCATGACGTCGTTG GCCGCGCTGCAGGTGGGCGGACACGGCGAGCGGCTGACGCAGTGTCGCGAGGTGGTGCTCACCACATCCAAGGCCATCCCGGTGCAGGTGGATGGCGAGCCCTGCAAGCTTGCAGCCTCACGCATCCGCATCGCCCTGCGCAACCAGGCCACCATGGTGCAGAAGGCCAAGCGGCGGAGCGCCACCCCCCTGCACAGCGA CCAGCAGCCGGTGCCAGAGCAGTTGCGCATCCAGGTGAGTCGCGTCAGCATGCACGACTATGAGGCCCTGCACTACGACAAGgagcagctcaaggaggcct CCGTGCCGCTGGGCACTGTGGTGGTCCCAGGAGACAGTGACCTAGAGCTCTGCCGTGCCCACATTGAGAGACTCCAGCAG GAGCCCGATGGTGCTGGAGCCAAGTCCCCGACATGCCAGAAACTGTCCCCCAAGTGGTGCTTCCTGGACG CCACCACTGCCAGCCGCTTCTACAGGATCGACCGCGCCCAG GAGCACCTCAACTATGTGACTGAGATCGCACAGGATGAGATTTATATCCTGGACCCTGAGCTGCTGGGGGCATCGGCCCGGCCTGACCTCCCAACCCCcacttcccctctccccacctcacccTGCTCACCCACGCCCCG GTCACTGCAAGGGGATGCTGCACCCCCTCAAG GTGAAGAGCTGATTGAGGCTGCCAAGAGGAACGACTTCTGTAAG CTCCAGGAGCTGCACCGAGCTGGGGGCGACCTCATGCACCGAGACGAGCAGAGTCGCACGCTCCTGCACCACGCAGTCAGCACTGGCAGCAAGGATGTGGTCCGCTACCTGCTGGACCACG CCCCCCCAGAGATCCTTGATGCGGTGGAGGAAAA CGGGGAGACCTGTTTGCACCAAGCAGCGGCCCTGGGCCAGCGCACCATCTGCCACTACATCGTGGAGGCCGGGGCCTCGCTCATGAAGACAGACCAGCAG GGCGACACTCCCCGGCAGCGGGCTGAGAAGGCTCAGGACACCGAGCTGGCCGCCTACCTGGAGAACCGGCAGCACTACCAGATGATCCAGCGGGAGGACCAGGAGACGGCTGTGTAG
- the DGKZ gene encoding diacylglycerol kinase zeta isoform X4, which yields METFFRRHFRGKVPGPGEGQRRPSSVGLPTGKARRRSPAGQASSSLAQRRRSSAQLQGCLLSCGVMAQGSSRRRSSTVPPSCNPRFVVDKVLTPQPTTVGAQLLGAPLLLTGLVGMNEEEGVQEDVVAEASSAIQPGTKTPGPPPPRGAQPLLPLPRYLRRASSHLLPADAVYDHALWGLHGYYRRLSQRRPSGQHPGPGGRRASGTTAGTMLPTRVRPLSRRRQVALRRKAAGPQAWSALLAKAITKSGLQHLAPPPPTPGAPCSESERQIRSTVDWSESATYGEHIWFETNVSGDFCYVGEQYCVARMLKSVSRRKCAACKIVVHTPCIEQLEKINFRCKPSFRESGSRNVREPTFVRHHWVHRRRQDGKCRHCGKGFQQKFTFHSKEIVAISCSWCKQAYHSKVSCFMLQQIEEPCSLGVHAAVVIPPTWILRARRPQNTLKASKKKKRASFKRKSSKKGPEEGRWRPFIIRPTPSPLMKPLLVFVNPKSGGNQGAKIIQSFLWYLNPRQVFDLSQGGPKEALEMYRKVHNLRILACGGDGTVGWILSTLDQLRLKPPPPVAILPLGTGNDLARTLNWGGGYTDEPVSKILSHVEEGNVVQLDRWDLHAEPNPEAGPEDRDEGATDRLPLDVFNNYFSLGFDAHVTLEFHESREANPEKFNSRFRNKMFYAGTAFSDFLMGSSKDLAKHIRVVCDGMDLTPKIQDLKPQCVVFLNIPRYCAGTMPWGHPGEHHDFEPQRHDDGYLEVIGFTMTSLAALQVGGHGERLTQCREVVLTTSKAIPVQVDGEPCKLAASRIRIALRNQATMVQKAKRRSATPLHSDQQPVPEQLRIQVSRVSMHDYEALHYDKEQLKEASVPLGTVVVPGDSDLELCRAHIERLQQEPDGAGAKSPTCQKLSPKWCFLDATTASRFYRIDRAQEHLNYVTEIAQDEIYILDPELLGASARPDLPTPTSPLPTSPCSPTPRSLQGDAAPPQGEELIEAAKRNDFCKLQELHRAGGDLMHRDEQSRTLLHHAVSTGSKDVVRYLLDHAPPEILDAVEENGETCLHQAAALGQRTICHYIVEAGASLMKTDQQGDTPRQRAEKAQDTELAAYLENRQHYQMIQREDQETAV from the exons ATGGAGACTTTCTTTAGGAGACATTTCCGGGGGAAGGTGCCAGGCCCTGGAGAGGGGCAGCGGCGGCCCAGCAGCGTGGGGCTGCCCACAGGCAAGGCCCGGCGTCGCTCCCCCGCTGGGCAGGCCTCCTCCTCACTGGCACAGCGGCGCCGCTCCAGCGCCCAGCTCCAGGGCTGCCTCCTGAGTTGCGGGGTGATGGCCCAGGGTTCCAGCCGCCGGCGCTCCAGCACTGTGCCCCCTTCCTGCAACCCCCGCTTCGTCGTGGATAAGGTGCTCACTCCACAGCCTACCACCGTGGGGGCCCAGCTTCTGGGTGCACCCCTGCTGTTGACCGGGCTTGTGGGCATGAATGAGGAGGAGGGTGTCCAGGAGGATGTGGTAGCCGAGGCATCGAGCGCCATCCAGCCAGGCACCAAGACACCAGGGCCACCCCCACCTCGGGGCGCCCAGCCGCTGTTGCCCCTACCCCGCTACCTGCGCCGAGCCTCCTCCCACCTGCTCCCCGCGGATGCCGTATATGACCACGCTCTCTGGGGCCTGCACGGCTACTATCGGCGCCTCAGCCAGCGGCGGCCCTCAGGCCAGCACCCTGGCCCTGGGGGCCGAAGAGCCTCAGGCACCACCGCCGGCACCATGCTGCCCACCCGTGTGCGCCCACTGTCCCGCAGGCGCCAGGTAGCCCTACGGCGCAAGGCGGCCGGACCCCAGGCCTGGAGCGCCCTGCTCGC GAAAGCCATCACCAAGTCGGGCCTCCAGCACCTGGCCCCCCCTCCGCCCACCCCTGGGGCCCCGTGCAGCGAGTCAGAGCGGCAGATCCGGAGTACAGTGGACTGGAGC GAGTCAGCGACATATGGGGAGCACATCTGGTTCGAGACCAACGTGTCCGGGGACTTCTGCTACGTTGGGGAGCAGTACTGTGTAGCCAGGATGCTG AAGTCAGTGTCTCGAAGAAAGTGCGCAGCCTGCAAGATTGTGGTGCACACGCCCTGCATTGAGCAGCTGGAGAAG ATAAATTTTCGCTGTAAGCCGTCCTTCCGTGAATCAGGCTCCAGGAATGTCCGCGAG CCAACCTTTGTACGGCACCACTGGGTACACAGACGACGCCAGGACGGCAAGTGTCGGCACTGTGGGAAG GGATTCCAGCAGAAGTTCACCTTCCACAGCAAGGAGATTGTGGCCATCAGCTGCTCGTGGTGCAAGCAGGCA TACCACAGCAAGGTGTCCTGCTTCATGCTGCAGCAGATCGAGGAGCCGTGCTCGCTGGGGGTCCACGCAGCCGTGGTCATCCCGCCCACCTGGATCCTCCGCGCCCGGAGGCCCCAG AATACTCTGAAAGCaagcaagaagaagaagagggcaTCCTTCAAGAGGAAGTCCAGCAAGAAAGGGCCTGAG GAGGGCCGCTGGAGACCCTTCATCATCAggcccaccccctcccccctcATGAAGCCCCTGCTGGTGTTTGTGAACCCCAAGAGTGGGGGCAACCAG GGTGCAAAGATCATCCAGTCTTTCCTCTGGTATCTCAATCCCCGACAAGTCTTCGACCTGAGCCAGGGAGGGCCCAAGGAGGC GCTGGAGATGTACCGCAAAGTGCACAACCTGCGGATCCTGGCGTGCGGGGGCGACGGCACG gtGGGCTGGATCCTCTCCACCCTGGACCAGCTACGCCTGAAGCCGCCACCCCCTGTTGCCATCCTGCCCCTGGGTACTGGCAACGACTTGGCCCGAACCCTCAACTGGGGTGGG GGCTACACAGATGAGCCTGTGTCCAAGATCCTCTCCCACGTGGAGGAGGGGAACGTGGTACAGCTGGACCGCTGGGACCTCCACGCTGAGCCCAACCCCGAGGCAGGGCCTGAGGACCGAGATGAAGGCGCCACCGACCGG TTGCCCCTGGATGTCTTCAACAactacttcagcctgggcttTGACGCCCACGTCACCCTGGAGTTCCACGAGTCTCGAG AGGCCAACCCAGAGAAATTCAACAGCCGCTTTCGGAATAAGATGTTCTACGCCGGG ACAGCTTTCTCTGACTTCCTGATGGGCAGCTCCAAGGACCTGGCCAAGCACATCCGAGTGGTG TGTGATGGAATGGACTTGACTCCCAAGATCCAGGACCTGAAACCCCAGTGTGTTGTTTTCCTGAACATCCCCAG GTACTGTGCGGGCACCATGCCCTGGGGCCACCCTGGGGAGCACCACGACTTTGAGCCCCAGCGGCATGACGACGGCTACCTCGAGGTCATTGGCTTCACCATGACGTCGTTG GCCGCGCTGCAGGTGGGCGGACACGGCGAGCGGCTGACGCAGTGTCGCGAGGTGGTGCTCACCACATCCAAGGCCATCCCGGTGCAGGTGGATGGCGAGCCCTGCAAGCTTGCAGCCTCACGCATCCGCATCGCCCTGCGCAACCAGGCCACCATGGTGCAGAAGGCCAAGCGGCGGAGCGCCACCCCCCTGCACAGCGA CCAGCAGCCGGTGCCAGAGCAGTTGCGCATCCAGGTGAGTCGCGTCAGCATGCACGACTATGAGGCCCTGCACTACGACAAGgagcagctcaaggaggcct CCGTGCCGCTGGGCACTGTGGTGGTCCCAGGAGACAGTGACCTAGAGCTCTGCCGTGCCCACATTGAGAGACTCCAGCAG GAGCCCGATGGTGCTGGAGCCAAGTCCCCGACATGCCAGAAACTGTCCCCCAAGTGGTGCTTCCTGGACG CCACCACTGCCAGCCGCTTCTACAGGATCGACCGCGCCCAG GAGCACCTCAACTATGTGACTGAGATCGCACAGGATGAGATTTATATCCTGGACCCTGAGCTGCTGGGGGCATCGGCCCGGCCTGACCTCCCAACCCCcacttcccctctccccacctcacccTGCTCACCCACGCCCCG GTCACTGCAAGGGGATGCTGCACCCCCTCAAG GTGAAGAGCTGATTGAGGCTGCCAAGAGGAACGACTTCTGTAAG CTCCAGGAGCTGCACCGAGCTGGGGGCGACCTCATGCACCGAGACGAGCAGAGTCGCACGCTCCTGCACCACGCAGTCAGCACTGGCAGCAAGGATGTGGTCCGCTACCTGCTGGACCACG CCCCCCCAGAGATCCTTGATGCGGTGGAGGAAAA CGGGGAGACCTGTTTGCACCAAGCAGCGGCCCTGGGCCAGCGCACCATCTGCCACTACATCGTGGAGGCCGGGGCCTCGCTCATGAAGACAGACCAGCAG GGCGACACTCCCCGGCAGCGGGCTGAGAAGGCTCAGGACACCGAGCTGGCCGCCTACCTGGAGAACCGGCAGCACTACCAGATGATCCAGCGGGAGGACCAGGAGACGGCTGTGTAG
- the DGKZ gene encoding diacylglycerol kinase zeta isoform X5, which produces METFFRRHFRGKVPGPGEGQRRPSSVGLPTGKARRRSPAGQASSSLAQRRRSSAQLQGCLLSCGVMAQGSSRRRSSTVPPSCNPRFVVDKVLTPQPTTVGAQLLGAPLLLTGLVGMNEEEGVQEDVVAEASSAIQPGTKTPGPPPPRGAQPLLPLPRYLRRASSHLLPADAVYDHALWGLHGYYRRLSQRRPSGQHPGPGGRRASGTTAGTMLPTRVRPLSRRRQVALRRKAAGPQAWSALLAKAITKSGLQHLAPPPPTPGAPCSESERQIRSTVDWSESATYGEHIWFETNVSGDFCYVGEQYCVARMLQKSVSRRKCAACKIVVHTPCIEQLEKINFRCKPSFRESGSRNVREPTFVRHHWVHRRRQDGKCRHCGKGFQQKFTFHSKEIVAISCSWCKQAYHSKVSCFMLQQIEEPCSLGVHAAVVIPPTWILRARRPQNTLKASKKKKRASFKRKSSKKGPEEGRWRPFIIRPTPSPLMKPLLVFVNPKSGGNQGAKIIQSFLWYLNPRQVFDLSQGGPKEALEMYRKVHNLRILACGGDGTVGWILSTLDQLRLKPPPPVAILPLGTGNDLARTLNWGGGYTDEPVSKILSHVEEGNVVQLDRWDLHAEPNPEAGPEDRDEGATDRLPLDVFNNYFSLGFDAHVTLEFHESREANPEKFNSRFRNKMFYAGTAFSDFLMGSSKDLAKHIRVVCDGMDLTPKIQDLKPQCVVFLNIPRYCAGTMPWGHPGEHHDFEPQRHDDGYLEVIGFTMTSLAALQVGGHGERLTQCREVVLTTSKAIPVQVDGEPCKLAASRIRIALRNQATMVQKAKRRSATPLHSDQQPVPEQLRIQVSRVSMHDYEALHYDKEQLKEASVPLGTVVVPGDSDLELCRAHIERLQQEPDGAGAKSPTCQKLSPKWCFLDATTASRFYRIDRAQEHLNYVTEIAQDEIYILDPELLGASARPDLPTPTSPLPTSPCSPTPRSLQGDAAPPQGEELIEAAKRNDFCKLQELHRAGGDLMHRDEQSRTLLHHAVSTGSKDVVRYLLDHAPPEILDAVEENGETCLHQAAALGQRTICHYIVEAGASLMKTDQQGDTPRQRAEKAQDTELAAYLENRQHYQMIQREDQETAV; this is translated from the exons ATGGAGACTTTCTTTAGGAGACATTTCCGGGGGAAGGTGCCAGGCCCTGGAGAGGGGCAGCGGCGGCCCAGCAGCGTGGGGCTGCCCACAGGCAAGGCCCGGCGTCGCTCCCCCGCTGGGCAGGCCTCCTCCTCACTGGCACAGCGGCGCCGCTCCAGCGCCCAGCTCCAGGGCTGCCTCCTGAGTTGCGGGGTGATGGCCCAGGGTTCCAGCCGCCGGCGCTCCAGCACTGTGCCCCCTTCCTGCAACCCCCGCTTCGTCGTGGATAAGGTGCTCACTCCACAGCCTACCACCGTGGGGGCCCAGCTTCTGGGTGCACCCCTGCTGTTGACCGGGCTTGTGGGCATGAATGAGGAGGAGGGTGTCCAGGAGGATGTGGTAGCCGAGGCATCGAGCGCCATCCAGCCAGGCACCAAGACACCAGGGCCACCCCCACCTCGGGGCGCCCAGCCGCTGTTGCCCCTACCCCGCTACCTGCGCCGAGCCTCCTCCCACCTGCTCCCCGCGGATGCCGTATATGACCACGCTCTCTGGGGCCTGCACGGCTACTATCGGCGCCTCAGCCAGCGGCGGCCCTCAGGCCAGCACCCTGGCCCTGGGGGCCGAAGAGCCTCAGGCACCACCGCCGGCACCATGCTGCCCACCCGTGTGCGCCCACTGTCCCGCAGGCGCCAGGTAGCCCTACGGCGCAAGGCGGCCGGACCCCAGGCCTGGAGCGCCCTGCTCGC GAAAGCCATCACCAAGTCGGGCCTCCAGCACCTGGCCCCCCCTCCGCCCACCCCTGGGGCCCCGTGCAGCGAGTCAGAGCGGCAGATCCGGAGTACAGTGGACTGGAGC GAGTCAGCGACATATGGGGAGCACATCTGGTTCGAGACCAACGTGTCCGGGGACTTCTGCTACGTTGGGGAGCAGTACTGTGTAGCCAGGATGCTG CAGAAGTCAGTGTCTCGAAGAAAGTGCGCAGCCTGCAAGATTGTGGTGCACACGCCCTGCATTGAGCAGCTGGAGAAG ATAAATTTTCGCTGTAAGCCGTCCTTCCGTGAATCAGGCTCCAGGAATGTCCGCGAG CCAACCTTTGTACGGCACCACTGGGTACACAGACGACGCCAGGACGGCAAGTGTCGGCACTGTGGGAAG GGATTCCAGCAGAAGTTCACCTTCCACAGCAAGGAGATTGTGGCCATCAGCTGCTCGTGGTGCAAGCAGGCA TACCACAGCAAGGTGTCCTGCTTCATGCTGCAGCAGATCGAGGAGCCGTGCTCGCTGGGGGTCCACGCAGCCGTGGTCATCCCGCCCACCTGGATCCTCCGCGCCCGGAGGCCCCAG AATACTCTGAAAGCaagcaagaagaagaagagggcaTCCTTCAAGAGGAAGTCCAGCAAGAAAGGGCCTGAG GAGGGCCGCTGGAGACCCTTCATCATCAggcccaccccctcccccctcATGAAGCCCCTGCTGGTGTTTGTGAACCCCAAGAGTGGGGGCAACCAG GGTGCAAAGATCATCCAGTCTTTCCTCTGGTATCTCAATCCCCGACAAGTCTTCGACCTGAGCCAGGGAGGGCCCAAGGAGGC GCTGGAGATGTACCGCAAAGTGCACAACCTGCGGATCCTGGCGTGCGGGGGCGACGGCACG gtGGGCTGGATCCTCTCCACCCTGGACCAGCTACGCCTGAAGCCGCCACCCCCTGTTGCCATCCTGCCCCTGGGTACTGGCAACGACTTGGCCCGAACCCTCAACTGGGGTGGG GGCTACACAGATGAGCCTGTGTCCAAGATCCTCTCCCACGTGGAGGAGGGGAACGTGGTACAGCTGGACCGCTGGGACCTCCACGCTGAGCCCAACCCCGAGGCAGGGCCTGAGGACCGAGATGAAGGCGCCACCGACCGG TTGCCCCTGGATGTCTTCAACAactacttcagcctgggcttTGACGCCCACGTCACCCTGGAGTTCCACGAGTCTCGAG AGGCCAACCCAGAGAAATTCAACAGCCGCTTTCGGAATAAGATGTTCTACGCCGGG ACAGCTTTCTCTGACTTCCTGATGGGCAGCTCCAAGGACCTGGCCAAGCACATCCGAGTGGTG TGTGATGGAATGGACTTGACTCCCAAGATCCAGGACCTGAAACCCCAGTGTGTTGTTTTCCTGAACATCCCCAG GTACTGTGCGGGCACCATGCCCTGGGGCCACCCTGGGGAGCACCACGACTTTGAGCCCCAGCGGCATGACGACGGCTACCTCGAGGTCATTGGCTTCACCATGACGTCGTTG GCCGCGCTGCAGGTGGGCGGACACGGCGAGCGGCTGACGCAGTGTCGCGAGGTGGTGCTCACCACATCCAAGGCCATCCCGGTGCAGGTGGATGGCGAGCCCTGCAAGCTTGCAGCCTCACGCATCCGCATCGCCCTGCGCAACCAGGCCACCATGGTGCAGAAGGCCAAGCGGCGGAGCGCCACCCCCCTGCACAGCGA CCAGCAGCCGGTGCCAGAGCAGTTGCGCATCCAGGTGAGTCGCGTCAGCATGCACGACTATGAGGCCCTGCACTACGACAAGgagcagctcaaggaggcct CCGTGCCGCTGGGCACTGTGGTGGTCCCAGGAGACAGTGACCTAGAGCTCTGCCGTGCCCACATTGAGAGACTCCAGCAG GAGCCCGATGGTGCTGGAGCCAAGTCCCCGACATGCCAGAAACTGTCCCCCAAGTGGTGCTTCCTGGACG CCACCACTGCCAGCCGCTTCTACAGGATCGACCGCGCCCAG GAGCACCTCAACTATGTGACTGAGATCGCACAGGATGAGATTTATATCCTGGACCCTGAGCTGCTGGGGGCATCGGCCCGGCCTGACCTCCCAACCCCcacttcccctctccccacctcacccTGCTCACCCACGCCCCG GTCACTGCAAGGGGATGCTGCACCCCCTCAAG GTGAAGAGCTGATTGAGGCTGCCAAGAGGAACGACTTCTGTAAG CTCCAGGAGCTGCACCGAGCTGGGGGCGACCTCATGCACCGAGACGAGCAGAGTCGCACGCTCCTGCACCACGCAGTCAGCACTGGCAGCAAGGATGTGGTCCGCTACCTGCTGGACCACG CCCCCCCAGAGATCCTTGATGCGGTGGAGGAAAA CGGGGAGACCTGTTTGCACCAAGCAGCGGCCCTGGGCCAGCGCACCATCTGCCACTACATCGTGGAGGCCGGGGCCTCGCTCATGAAGACAGACCAGCAG GGCGACACTCCCCGGCAGCGGGCTGAGAAGGCTCAGGACACCGAGCTGGCCGCCTACCTGGAGAACCGGCAGCACTACCAGATGATCCAGCGGGAGGACCAGGAGACGGCTGTGTAG